The Argiope bruennichi chromosome 9, qqArgBrue1.1, whole genome shotgun sequence nucleotide sequence ATGATCATGGGACTCATGTTGCTTAACAGTTATATGGAACCAAAAATTCGTTTATGCCATTTGCCAGTGATCACTTTGATTCATAACCGCAGTCACCGAATTTTGGCGCACATTTACAAAACAAAAGTTCTGTTATTTCTTACTAGCTCCCATTATTTGGTGAAAATATCAGTCACTCTTTTATCTAATCTAAGCAATGAgctcattaatattttctttctgtcaaGTGTTATGCAATGCAGGAGCACTTACTTATCATATAGCTGATCGTAGGTGAGTACATGCGCAGAGCCACATGCATCATTCCTACCAAAGGGTCGCCAGAATGATCCCGGGCATGCTTCCTGACCTACTTGAGGATCTGTTGGGTCAACGGACACTCCAACGTGTTCGGCTCCTGCTTCTTGCTGGTCGAGGACAAGAAGGGAGAAGCGTTTGTCAAAAGGCCACTGCAGAGACGGATCGTTCGCTCCCTCCAGAAGAGTAAGGTAAAGACCCATACTGTGGTTCTGAAACTTAATTTGCAGCTGCATGAGATAACCTTGCTGCGAGGAGAAGAAGCGCTCGCTCAACAAATTGTTAAGGCGACCGGCTTTTGCCAATTGAAGCTGAAAgacaaatgtattttttcatgaaaagttCACAAATTTTCAATGTAAACTCCATCATTGTAATGAATATATCAACAGTTTTGTTAATTGCATCTAAATCTTTGAGAATCTTATTTTTTGaacatagtaaaaaattttaatttaggaattatAGAGAAGGAAAAATACgtgatattcaaaatatacaagGCGATTCAAAACTTATCTTTCAAATTCCGTTGGGATGTAGGGAATACGTCAGGAAAccgatttcacataggaaagtatgTCCGCAAACGTCATCTGCACGAACAAGTGAAGTGAACATAAAGAAACAGTACAGTTAAGTGGTATCGAATGTGTcttttattccaacaaggtaaAGTGAGGTTCACAGTAAGTGCACAAAATTGCGACCATTTACATGAATACAGGATTCACAGCGTCGTTGCATTAACcaccgaacattttcaaaaacgccTAGGATATCAAGGACAATACCTGCGGTGACAATTATTCTTGCAACAATGTCCATTTCACTATCGAGTAGGATCTTTCTGGCCCAGTCAGATCTGGTCTTTCATGGCCCAGCACAAAAAAATCCATGGGCGATCAATCAGGTGACCTGGGTGGTCAAGCAATCGGTCCACCCCTGCCGATCCATTGAGCACCAAATGTTCGGTGCAAGTAATCATGCGTAACAATTGTGCTATGGCCTGGAGTTCCATCATGTTGATACCACATATCTCAGTGGATATGCAGGTGTCCGTGATATGCCaggcatttttgaaaatgttcggtAGTCGATGCAACGGCGCTGTGAATCCCGTGTTCGTGTAAATGGTCGCAATTTTGTGCACCTACTGATAACGAATGTACTTTACATTGTTGGAATAAAGGTCATCTTTGTTACCACTTAACTTTACTATTTCCATGTGTTCACTTCACTTGTCCATTTTGTCCATGCAGATGAAGTTTGAGGATATATTTTCCTGTGTGAAATCGATTTCCTGAGATATTCCCTATCTCCCTTTGAACGACAAGTTTTGAATCACCATGTATACAAAAGACGAAAATCACGAATTACAGCTTACCTTCCTTTCAATGTGGGGCACTCTCCAAGTGTATTCAGCAACCAAGTATTGATCTCTGAGGGCTAAACTGGCTACTTGTGGTACTTGGTCCAGAACTGCTGTGAATCGAGCCACTACCCCAGTGCCATTCAGAGTCCGCGCTTGCAGAGCTTTCAGTGTTCCCATTCTTCTAAAGCCACAGGGAGGGTTGGTACGATGAGCATGAGGCTTGCGAAAGGCTGCTTGAGGGCATGTCCCGCCTGCAGTAGGATCCACTGTCCCCCTTCTGTCTAAGAGGGCAAGTTCAAAGGGTAAAGCAAAAGGCCACGCAAGTAAAGAATCATGAGCTGAAGGGAGAATGGCAGCAAACAGCCCCACGCCTTCTGATGAAAATGTTAATTGTAGCTGCAGTAAATAGCCTTCGTTGTCTAACTGGAAAGGTGGGCTGATGACTGGTAAACCGGGAGAAGGGAGATCATCTACCTAAAAGGGCATCAAAATCATTTCGACAAATTTTTTCATAGGCAATAGTCAGTTTACAATTCATAATCAAGAAAGtactttttattagttaaaattaagcAAATCAGTTAAATCGGAAATATgatttccttaatttaatttgCGCATAATGaaacttgtttttatattttagcaaaaataaatgttaaatcgAATATAAATCGTAAAATTGAGAAATGAgactaaatatgaattaaatacttgtgaaaaagttgaattattttagttttatttgaattttacagCAATTGTCATTAGATTGTTGAAATATTGTCGATTTTTCTTATTCaagaattttctacaaaaataggCGTATTGTTTTCGTAATTTTAGCAGTACCTTCAATTTTtccataagaatttaaaattcattaaactaaCTCAGGTGGAAAATATTGCAAGATCACATTAAcgttaaaatctttaattaagaGAAACTTTGTATAGAATTCTTCTTTCACTCATTCACGCACGCACACgcgcgtgcacacacacacacacacacacacacacacacacacacacacacacacacacacacacacacacacacacacacacacacacacacacacacacagttagTGAAATTTTCAGTGAATCACTCAGTGAATCGTTTGTATttacaatgttattttaaataatattctgtgaagctagaaaagattttcaaaatgacacacacaatacattttatatgGATTCATTATTTTTAGCTCGCATACGAAGGAGATATCACCTGCCAAAGAAACTCCGACACTAGCCGGTTTGCCCTCATGAATATGCGTGTCCTCTTAGGAATGAGATTCTTCTCTTCTAGGAACACAGTGGCCCTGGCAAGCATATCTCCATTCAATAGGAAAGGACCGTTGAGAACGTGTTCGTGAGGTACCAGAAAAGGTGTTCCACATCCTTCTCCTTCCAAGAGTCCTGGCCTCGTGCGGCACCTTTCAAATGCCGCATGCACCGATTGGAATCCTTCCTTTCTTGAGACGATGGTCAGGTTGACGGCATAGGGAAATGGCCATTGAAGGGCTTCATCGTAAGGACCGGGCACCACTGAGAACCACAGACCGAAATAGTTGAGACCATCTGTAGGATTGGTGTAGCCAGTACTTAGTCGCAGGCGTAATTTATATCCCGGACGAGATGTTAAGAAGTCAGGACCATCATAGGTATGTCCCTGAGGGGAATGAGTGGTTTGCAACAGAAGAACGACATCCCGAATCAGCCAATCATATTCTGCAATCAAGATACCAGATGGAAGTTCTTTAACTTGGGCCAGAAGCAGATTGCCTCCTACAAAAGGAACAGGAATTTCTCACACAAAGTATATTCAATCTATAAAATGTACAATTCATTCACTGCAAATCTCACTGTGAActgatcttaaaatattttcatacaaaataattatctaactTTCATAAGTATTAAAATACAAGGCTCGCTCATAATGTTCTTAGGTTGCTGACCCACAATTGTTCTTTTCAGTACCTTGATATTTGATAGATTTtgttagaaacataaaaaatagtaAGTGATATTGTTAGTGCTTGTATTTATTGCCAATTTGTAAGagtttttaatgattcattttaagtTTGATAGTATGTGTCTGGAATCTTGCAACACTtccagaaaaatttaagaaatagctTAATCATAATAAGCTAACTTTGGCATAAAGTAATTATCGAATGACCAGTAAtactaaaattgataaaatatttaaaatttatgaagaccatcgtttttttttattttttatgatggcTATAGTAATTTGCAAACTGTTGATATTATTCTGtattttcaagcattaaaaatcttgtatttcaataagtaaaaatttagtCAAGAGTGAGAAAAGTGCATATTGAAAGAATCAtatcattattctttaaattcttaagatttctttttcattttgagacaattttgaaataatgcagaAGTTTggaatttattatgaaatgaattttgtagTTTCAAACTTTTTCGCCAGTAAATACAGCAATAAAACGtgcatcaaaaattataaaatattatattccttcACCTATGAATTCAATACTAGAAAACGAAaaggtattgaaaaaaattctaataccagttcaaaattaataattaagtttaatggaaacgaattcataattaaatgcaGATCACgaaatattttagattgtttTCTAACTAAAAATGGGAgttatttttaatctcttaagAGAAAGCAGAGAATGCTCTAAAGTAACATTTTATGtctttatcttctaaaattcaaTATTGGAGCTTATATTTTTAGGAACCATGATTTATAGTGGAATTTTCTAAAGAAACTACGATATAATTAAAACAGTTTgtcttatttgaattttgaaagaaaaatatgtaccTGCCTCTTGCTTTGAGTTATCCGGTAAGAAGAGAAAAAAGACAGCCCCCAGCAATATCCAGACGTACCAGTCCATTCTTCCTGCAATAAAGATTTGCCACGTATTGAAGATGTATTTGAATGCCTTTGATTAATcataaagaaatttcttcatcagtagtaataagtataatatatatacagggtgttcattaattattgtcgaggTTTCCGTACcttataacttttgaataaaaaatattacgcaaaaaccgattacgtattcgtaaattacaactcaaagaattttattaataatattaaaatgtaaagcttgcacaatttgcactttgtaggcattcagatgaaggcggttatggagaacgttccatatcgtcgtatgcgGCATATGTAACTGCACAGCTGTTTGTCTCGTTGATTTCGTGGACTGCGAGTAAACGTTTCTTGGATACGATCAACATTTCCCTGCGAagtgctcggtcttcccgctccctttcggtgtagaacgctaccagtttcctgaaattgtgttaaccagcgtctgatagaattatccgaaggaggatctttcttgtacgtggtcctgaagcgacgttgagtagttatgactgatttagtttcgaaaaaccacaatacacacaaTGCTTTTTCTTACACGGTCACCATTTTTAtgtatgacgtcataattacccagactgcaaatgcacTAAGATTGCATTGTTGctacgtaaaattctttgagttgtaatttacgaatacgtaatcggtttttgcgtaatattttttattcgaaagttatgaagtacagaaaccccgacaataattaatgaacaccctgtataataataAGCAGAAATCATCGTTCGAAGAGGAAACGTAAACGATGGTTCTTATTCATCATCAggtttaaatttaaacttcagggcagatttaatcattattacttttaataaaattaaggcTGTCAATATCTAATGGCAGAATCAAGGTCTCATGGTTAAAAAATTAGATAGCAATACCATTGAAGATCTGTATGGATGTCTAACTACTGTATGTTGAAATTGGTTACAATCGTCAGTTCTCAGCTTATTGCggaaatatagtaatatttccTCTAAGCAACCCATAGTTCAAAACACCTTCTTTAATTTCCGCAGTTTCAAATTGAGATTTTCTTCTAATCAAGGCTAATGCAAAATGCCTTAATGATGGTAGAACGAATAAAGAATTGATGATAACCGTAGATCACGACACAAGAAACCAGATACAGTTTCTCTGATtccatttttgaaacttttcaacCTTGTAGTATGAGCTAGTCTTGAATTAAAACTGCCATAAGAGGCAAAGTTTGTGTAACTGTGTGAATTACGTCAGAATAAAGTGTACAGATCTCTCTTGTTTTAGAATGTAATCCGGAAATTTTCAAAGATGATCATAGATCTTTTTCAATCTAAATGGAAAGCATTACATCAGGATGCTTATTCAAACAGAAAGTGTACAAGTTACGGTAAATGTAACAAACTGGTGATTATATACAATTATCGGTGACGTTTAGTAGTGACTATGAATAATCACAGGCAATTAATTATACGTAATCATCGGATTAATCACATTTACCGTGACATATGCATCATAGTTACTAAGaactatacataaaatattttgtgtgtttaTAGGAGAGAAATAATTCATGCAATCCAAGTGCATTTAATAAGTAAAGCGAAATACAGAAATTCGTATTGATATTTGGCTGGGAAACTTATTTACTTTCTAACTAGAAGAATTCCATCAGTATTATATTGGTGCTTTACTGCTAATTATTCACTTCTGTAATTCTAAAGAATTATTCTAAAGATTATTGTCAAAAGGTAGCAAAATCAttgatatctaaaataaatgtgcTTCTTAATAACGAATCAGTTTTGTACTCtgttaacagaaaaaaagaaaacattatcttATTGATGAAAGAAAATTGCCCGTTTCAACGTTTATAAGGCTAAACATTAATAATATGGCTgataaaatagtaacattttggaaaaaagatGTATCTATTAAATGCTAAATTGTGCTGATTGTTGATTGCCGATCGTAgttatcaagaatttttaaatcgaaCTTCATAAAACAGCTTTTGTTACTGAATTTGATAGCAACAGTACTTGTTTACAATACttgtttttcttgtttgtttttcgACTTGTTTACAAATGTAGAATTGGAACCCATATAATATACCCATATAAAAATATCAGTGTAGAAATATTACTTGCAGTAGATATTATAAATGAGTATCACAACTTTGCAGGGCTATTAAAGAAAACCAAACGAAGAACAACCTTATTGTTCATCAGAAATtacaaacaatatttgaaaattttaattcaacatagTTATAAATGTTCGTTGTGAGTCCGTCCAAAAATGCGAACGATATCAAAGTGATACGATGACTCATCCCACACTCTTTCAGCATCTCTGACATGACGATTTGAAAACCTGCAGATATGCATAAGTTCGTCCGCGTTCATAGAGGGGTAATAACCACCTGCTATTTGATTTAgccctaaaaatataaaataaatgcagacATGCACGCACATCTGCATTCTTTCAAAGCTTCTCACCAGGCATGCAGAAAAAGTTGTGGGGTATCGTACTGCTTCGATATCCTTCTCATTTCTGAAGGGCTCACTTGGAACACTTATAACTGTGTTGAATTTGAATTCTCAATTGTTATTTTTGGTTTCCGGTGAATAAGaatgatgtaaatttttaatttcttttaatagacCTGCAAAGCTGGGGTATTCATTTCTAAATACCTTGAATTGGAAAAACAAatatagtacactcccgagtattcgAATCGCGACTAttcttccgtactatccggcctagttttcttttatcgtcattaaatgaggaaggcaaggcattgCAGAAGCGGCAatctattaaagactttttcaaaaacttaaaaccgttaaattttgacttttatcttagggttaccttttcatatctgcgTCATCATTTATCTgtgcaaaataaaatcaatttgagccagttttcttaagaattaagcCTACGAAAATGCTaacgttttgtttatgttttctgcatttaagttgggcattacagaatttatgttaaaatgtgaagaGTTTATATCCTTTcacttactttttctttaattaattcttgaGATATGCAGTGCAGtgcataaacatatataaactatcagaacagagccttctattttaattcgacacgttaccggcGACTGCTTCTTTGATTCACCGGGCCGTGGCTGCgctcacattgagataaatggagaaaatacgtattacgtaatacttttggtataaaaattttgtctactGATATTGTAGGTCAAAGAAATGAGCTCATTGAACTCTGGCcaatccggcttttttgttattcgGTCTGTCTATCCATCACATTAGGCAGGATATTCGTGAATGTACTGTACGCATCATTCGAAATGCTGATGTTTCGGGGCACTTAACAAGTTCGAAAGCAATAAGAAATTTGTAAACCGATTTCTATTCATAAATGCACTGGAAATGtatcattaaatgttttaagtaGCTTTCTTAGACTTTTTTCCAGTTCATctcattctgaaatttaaaacaaaaattttctttaagtaattattttttaataataattataataagaataatttaacaatttttttcctttcttcttttccCACATTGGAGGCAGGAATGGCATTTATACGTATACGTTGAATAATAGCTTCTGAAAACTAGACGATATTAAGAATACATTAGGATGTACTTGAGAGTACCGAAGCCATATTAAGAagttattaaacaatttaaacagTGGAAAGGGACACAAAATGTATGCTCCAggcaatatatttcaaataattaaaaaaaccatttcttagaaaaagtgattaaaaaataaaatcaattttgcgAAGGCAGTAGTTGTCATTTCCTTATGTTTTCATGCTCTAATGGGAAAAAAAGACACACCATTTGGGATggaaatgttcatttttataagCTAAAATATTCAGCCATTGTAGATGAAAGGAAAATTTGGGCAGTTGTATGTTGAAAATGAGACTTGCTAGGTTTTGAAAGTGTTAACATCAAAGGGaagaattaaagttttgaaaagacaCAAAGAAATCAATCTAAACTGGAAAGGACTGAATCGGTGTGTTCCAGTTAGCTCATTATTATCTAGAGGAAGAAAACATCCCCGTTTCTTCCATTAAAAGGagctttattatttcttataaggAAGTATTTACAGCTCCATTGGCTATTGAAAACTGCTGGTGCCGACCTCTCCAAGTGCGTGGCAGTTTGTGAAAGCATtctataaaagagaaagaaactaTCTTATTCTTTTCGAAAGTGAAGAAAGCAGCTAAAAGAATAGACTTTTGTTACACTCCATCAAAAAGTgcttttagaatctttttttcctcttcttttgtTAAAATGCTCCAATATCTTACAGGTGTTAACGAACTAGAAATGGGAAAGTGtttcaaacaataatttgaaaGAGAAAGATTACATATCGCGTGGTTTTGTCTATAAATGTGAATTCTcactaaaaaataactttagaCGATATTAATTCACGTTTCTCCATTTCTCATTCAGAATCTACTGAAATAGTTAATAAAAGATCTGAAATTTTCTTCCTCAGGTTCTGTTGTATTTTCCCGATGCTTTTTATTATATAGGTTAATTGTTATacagaaattatatgaatttagaaACTATGCTTTTTATTAGACAAAAATATAACATTCGACTACAGTACACTTctgagtatccggttcgcgactatctgGCCTAATTTCCTTTATCGTAATTAAGtgaggaaggcaaggcattgcattggcaacattgacAAGGCATTGGAAGTGTGCGTCTACTATAATCCTCCTACGTGTCGTGTGTAAAATgcgacaggaaaagagcagcgttctgctcgttgttcaatGTTTTGTCAATATACAACGGACCTCCATTTTTGCCGCTTTTCCTGATTGTAATTGCACAGTACATACAGGATTCGTAAATTGTACTTGGAGTATGCttaatgttcatttttaagtATACCATAGTGAAGTGTactgaatttatgttaaaatgtgtaCAGTTTATAGCCTTTAacttactttaataaattcttgaaacgcgcagtgcagtatataaacatatataaactaacAGTGcagaaccttctattttaacACTAcgcgttaccggcaactgcttctatgattcaccgggtcGCGGCGGCGTTAACATACTACGTGGTTTGAGATGAATGGAGgtcttagtactcaataagaagtgagaaaatacgtattataacagtgagttttgatataaaaactttgtcttctggtattggtgggcaaacaaatgaattaatagaactccggcctatcctgCTTATTTGTTATCTGGCTTGTTCTTTCGCTACATTTGGCCGGATACTTGGGAGTGAACTGT carries:
- the LOC129985326 gene encoding uncharacterized protein LOC129985326, whose amino-acid sequence is MDWYVWILLGAVFFLFLPDNSKQEAGGNLLLAQVKELPSGILIAEYDWLIRDVVLLLQTTHSPQGHTYDGPDFLTSRPGYKLRLRLSTGYTNPTDGLNYFGLWFSVVPGPYDEALQWPFPYAVNLTIVSRKEGFQSVHAAFERCRTRPGLLEGEGCGTPFLVPHEHVLNGPFLLNGDMLARATVFLEEKNLIPKRTRIFMRANRLVSEFLWQVDDLPSPGLPVISPPFQLDNEGYLLQLQLTFSSEGVGLFAAILPSAHDSLLAWPFALPFELALLDRRGTVDPTAGGTCPQAAFRKPHAHRTNPPCGFRRMGTLKALQARTLNGTGVVARFTAVLDQVPQVASLALRDQYLVAEYTWRVPHIERKLQLAKAGRLNNLLSERFFSSQQGYLMQLQIKFQNHSMGLYLTLLEGANDPSLQWPFDKRFSLLVLDQQEAGAEHVGVSVDPTDPQVGQEACPGSFWRPFGRNDACGSAHVLTYDQLYDKKFIRYGAILLKVVIYLNEVRPPRFASLTFQENHLSARFEWFVPDLLDKISRAREGRLGFLDSEKFYLSNNGYRMMLRLYPEKASGFVGLYAVLTKGAYDAELRWPFPHAYSLEVIMEGRPPLRRTTHPGSGCPDIAFQRPDRELSEWSCGEGHMIAHETLLGVPEEKWHRPLAEPEEKTSPVSNPNNLEPHSFMEKSIETNLDEIPNVQSSSTVRKEQKPVGIRFAITVFLQEILPPIASVRLENGVLVAKYSWILQDAAANIGLLQSREKNRLESSVFYSENQGYAMRLAMSLSRRNILSKDEQVVGLFWTLQAGQHDYALQWPFSSVVTLSVIGGVTSLQRVIIPGSSKCPMEAFDRPQSPNNEHSCGFASLLTLSELYSNYIHNDVLHIKVTITLS